The DNA region GCAGATGCAGCCGGGTCAGTTCGGCGACACCGGATTCCGGCGTTCCGGTGAGATCGCCGTGGCACAACGCCTCGGCGGCCATCCTGGCCCGCGACCACGGCAGGTCGTGCGCGGTGAAGATCTCGGTGACCAGGTCGATCAGGGCGTCGATCGGGACGCGTTGCCAGACCTGTTCCGGTATCGGGGAGGGTTCGGCCGGTTCGGGGATCGGCTCGACGGGCGCACGGCGAAGAGAGCGAGGTCTGAGGGGCACTCCGCCGAGGGTGCCCAAACGCGTTTTTCGGCGTCAACGAACCAGGGCAGCTTCTAACCGACTGTGTGATCGGAGCACTCGGAAACGTCGGTGGGCGGACGTACGATCGGGGCATGTGCCGCAACATCACCACGCTGCGAGGCCTGGAACCGGCGGCGACGCCGGACGAGATCGAGGCCGCCGCCCGCCAGTACGTCCGCAAGGTGTCCGGGGTGCAGAGCCTGTCCGACGCCACCCGCGAGCCGTTCGAGGCCGCCGTCGCCGAGATCACCGAGATCACCCGGCGAGTGCTGTCCGAGCTGCCGCCACGCCGTCAGCCGCCGGCGACGGTGCCGCCGCTGCGCCGTCCCGAGGTCCAGGCACGAATCGCGGCGAAGGCCGCGAAGAGCCAGGCTTCCTGAGCCCCGGCGGTTACGGTTAGCGGGTGACATACCCGCAAGACCCCTACGGTCAGCAGCAGCCCTACGGCCAGCAACCTCCGTACGGGCAGCCGTACCAGCAACCGGGTTACGGATACGGCCCGGCGATGCCGCCACAGGAACAAGGTCTGGCGATCGCGGCGCTGGTCGTGTCGATCGCCAGTCTCGTGGCGTGCAGCGGGCTGCCGTCGATCGCCGGCGTCATCATGGGGCACATCGCGCACTCCAAGGCCAAACGCGGGGAAGCGGGCGGCCAGGGAATGGCGCTCGCGGCGATCATCATCGGCTATCTCGGCGTCGCGGTCATCGTGCTGATCCTGATCGGCGTCATCTTCGTGGGCATCCTGACCGACTGGGACTTCGACTAGATCCGAAGCGTTTCACCAAAGCCCCGTCGGATACCCTCGACAGCGGTAGCGTGTCCGAGCGGCCGAAGGAACATGTCTTGAAAACATGCGAGGGCTCTGTCCTCCGTGGGTTCGAATCCCACCGCTACCGCCACTCTTGAAAACGAAAGCGCCCCAGGTCCAGCCGACCTGGGGCGCTTCGCGTCACGCGGGCACGAGCGCCCAGACGGTCTCGTCGCTACGGCCGCCCTGGAACGGCCGCTGCTCCAGGAGCGAAGCCGTGCCGTTGTTGATCTGCCGCACCGCCAGCTTGCTCGCCCGGTTCACCAGCCCGTAGCGCATGTCGGCGCTCCGCAACAGCTTCCACTGCTGGTTGGTGGCCGAGCCGCAGTGCGTTTGTTCGAACTGCGCGCCCTCGGCGGTGCTGCCGGAGACCGGCCGCAGGCACTGACCGCTCCGCTCGTTGGAGATCCTCCAGTACCCGCCGCCCGCGTCGGTGAGCCGCCACTTCTGGCCGTTGTCGTTCTGCCTGGCCACGTTGGTGATCTTCGCGCCCGCCGACGACGAGCCGTCCACGACCGCCGCGCTGTTGCCGTTGGTGGCGACGGTCAAGTAGTACTTCTTGCCCGCCTTCGGACCGGGATCGGCGACGGGGTTCAGAGTCCACTGCTGGTTCGCCGCTCCGGTGTAGGGCCGCTGGACCAGAGGCGCCGGGTAAGCGCCGCCGTCGGTGATCGCGTAACCCGTCAGGTAGTTGAAGATCGCCACCTTGCCGTTGCCGAGCGGCTGGAACGCCCACCGCATGCCGTTCTGGCCGTTGCAGTTGTACTGCAGGATCGGCGTTCCCGGCGCCGTCCCGCTCTGGGCGCTGTCGGCGCACAGCTGACTGTTCGCGTTGACCAGCTGAAGACCGGTGTTGTAGCCCAGGATCCACTTCTGGCTCATCGCGTCGGTCCGCGGCCGGTGGCTGAGGTTGACCAGGCCGCCGGTCGACGAGCCCACGACGTCGATCGCGTTACCGCTCGCGCCGGTGATGACGTAGGTCTTCCCGCCCCTGGCGTGGCCGTCGTCGTTGTCGGGGTGTCCTTCTTGATCAGGAAGGCGCTGTTCGCGACGTTCCAGTGCGTGGCGAGCCAGCTGCCCGGCGTGGGGTTCGTGCTGAAGTAGTCGTCGTTGCCGCAGTCCAGCAGCCGGTCGAAGTCGCGTTCCGTGCAGTCGAAGGACTGGGTGTCGCCGTAACACATCAGATCCCATTCCTGGGAGCAGTGCCCGCCGCCCTGGTAGTGCGGGGCACCCGGCAGGACCGCGCCGAGCATGTGGCCCAGTTCGTGGGCGGCCGCGTTGACCCCCCAGCAGGGGACGGCGATCTCCGTGTAATGCCTGCCGTTGTTGAAGGCGTTGGCGGGACCGGGCTGGTCGTCGCTGTCGCCCCAGGTGCCCGCGCAGGTGTGCGGGTTGTCGGAGAACAGCATGTAGTCGCGGTTCGCGTCGAAGAAACCGGCCTGGATGGCGCGGTCGCGGATCGCGCCGGACTGGTATGTGCCGTCGGGCACCACGAGGTTCGCGACGGCGACCTGGCAGCCCGCGCCCGCGGCCGTCACGTAGCGGAGATGCCTGCTGCCGCCGGTCGCCGCGGCGCTGTCGTTGAACGAATCGTCGATCCCGGACGCGTAGGCGCGCAGGGACGGCACGACGGTCGCGTACCGGTCGGGCTGGCCGGCTTCACGGACGTACACCAGCTCGACACGTTTGCCGGAGACTCCGTCGCCCTCGCAGATCACCGGGTTGGCGGCGATCAGCGCTTGAGCGACGGCTGGAGCGAGCGGGGCCGGGTCCACACCGGAGGCGACCGCTTCTCCGGTGAGCAGGCCACAGACGAGACCGATGGTCACGAGCAGGCAGGCTGATCGCCGTTTCGCCTTGGACAAGGGCTCTTCCTTTCGCGGTGGAGGAACGCGACAAGGACGCTAGAGATCGGATGTATAGCCGCACCAGGCAGAAGGACCGGCAGACTCCCGCTACCCTTCCGGCATGCCCAAGTACCTGCTGCTCAAGCACTACCGCGGCGCTCCGGCAGCGGTGAACGACATCCCGATGGAGCAATGGGCGCCGGAGGAGATCACGGCGCATATCGACTACATGAGGGACTTCGCGAACCGGCTAGTGAAGACCGGCGAGTTCGTCGGAGAGCAGGCTCTCGCTCCCGAAGGCACCTTCGTGCGGTACGACGGCGAGGGCAAACCGCCGGTCACCGACGGCCCCTTCGCCGAGACCAAGGACCTCATCGCCGGTTTCATGATCATCGACGTCGACAGCTACGAGCGAGCGCTCGAACTGGCGGGTGAACTGTCGGCCGCCCCGGGAGCGGGCGGGAAGCCGATCCACGAATGGCTCGAACTGCGTCCGCTGTGGGGCGAGCCGCTCGTCACCACGGAGTGACCGCCGAGCTGGACGAGGCCCTGCTCCGGAGCCTCACGCCGAACGTCCTCGGGATCCTCGTCCGCCGCGGAGCCGACTTCGCGTCGGCCGAGGACGCCGTCCAGGAGGCGCTGATCGAGGCCGTCCGCGTCTGGCCCGATGGACGGCCGAACGATCCGAAGGGCTGGCTCGTCACCGTCGCGTGGCGCAAGTTCCTCGGCATGGCACGGTCCGATGCCGCCCGCCGCCGTCGCGAGGACCTCGTCGACGACGAGCCGGCGCCGGGTCCCGCGCCCGCGGTGGACGACACGCTGCAGCTCTACTTCCTGTGCGCCCACCCGTCGCTGACGCCGGCTTCGGCGGTCGCGCTCACCCTGCGCGCCGTCGGCGGGCTCACCACCCGTCAGATCGCCCAGGCGTACCTGGTGCCCGAGGCGACGATGGCGCAGCGCATCAGCCGCGCCAAGCGCACCGTCTCCGGAGTGCGTTTCGACCAGGCGGGCGACGTCGCCACCGTGCTCCGCGTGCTCTACCTCGTGTTCAACGAGGGCTACTCGGGCGACGTCGACCTCGCCGCCGAGGCCATCCGGCTCACCCGGCGGCTCTTCGCCTCGATCGACCATCCCGAGGTCGCCGGGCTGCTCGCCCTCATGCTGCTCCACCACGCCCGGCGCGCCGCGCGGACGGCGGCCGACGGCGAGCTGGTGCCCCTCGCCGAACAGGACCGCGGCGCCTGGGACACGCGCCTGATCGCCGAGGGCGTCGAGATCCTCCAAGCCGCGCTGGCCCGCGACCGGCTGGGCGAATTCCAGGCACAGGCCGCCATCGCGGCGCTCCACGCCGACGCGCCCACCGCCGGAGAGACCGACTGGGTGCAGATCGTCGAGTGGTACGACGAACTCACGCGGCTGACCGGCAGCCCGGTCGTCCGGCTCAACCGCGCGGTCGCCGTCGGCGAGGCGGACGGACCGCGCGCGGGGCTGGCCGCGCTCGCGGAACTGGACGATTCGCTGCCGAGGTACGCCGCGGTGGCGGCGTACCTGCACGAGCGCGACGGTGATCCGGTGACCGCGGCAAGGCTGTACGACGAGGCCGCAGACAAGGCGTCCGACCAGGCCGAACGCGCGCACCTGACGCGTCAGGCGGCGAGGCTCAGGAAGTGATCGGCGGCAGCCGCGGCAGGCCGTCGATCTCCGACAGGTGATCCAGCACGCGCCCGAAAGCCTGCCCCAGCACGCGCTGCTCCTCGGGAGTCAGCAGGTCGATCAGATGTTCCCGGACCCCTTCGACATGCGTCGGCGCCGCGCCCTCCAGCAGCTGTGCGCCGCTCCCGGTCATCTCCGCGACGACACCGCGCTTGTCCGCCGGGTCGCGGGTGCGGCGGATGAGGCCGTCGGCCTCCAGCCGGACCATCTGATGCGAAAGCCTGCTCTTGGTCGAGCCGAGCATGCTCGCCAGCTCCGTCATCCGCATCCGCCTGTCGGGCTGGAGCGAAAGGCAGACCAAGACCTCGTAGTCGGCGAGGGTGACGTCGTGACGCTCGGAGAGTTCGCGATGGAGGCGCTGCCGCAGCCGCATGGTGGCGACGATGTACGAGCGCCAGGCGACCATCTCGGACTCGGACAGCCAGCGCACTTCCTTCTGCTCCACCGCCATCCACGCAGAGTAGAGCGTTGATCGCGCAAGGCGCATACCCACCGGTCACTTTTCGGCCCCTGAAAAATCCGGCGGAACATTCGCCCGAAGGAGGGTTACGAAAAGGTTGAGACTCGGCGCGAAAAGGCGCATTCTGCTTGTCAGCGGATGGTCGGGCAAGTACCGGGCGGACCGTAGGATGGCCGCCGGACCTGCTCCCCAGCCGGGAAGGGTCAGGTGGTGGTATGGCGGGTGATTCTCGCGGTTGACCGCCTGCTGTGTCCCCGCGACCGGAACGGAAAGGACCGGGTCGGTCGCGACTGTGAACAGCGACGAGCGCGGGCATCTCGGATGCGCTCGACAATTCTGGCGCATTCGGCGTCACTCCGGCCTGTTTCGGGTTCGCGGCCTCTTCGACCGCCTCGGCAGCGCAGGACGCCGGCCCGGTGATCGCGGCCAACCGGCGATCGGAACAAGACAACCTCGGTAGTCCTGGGTGCGGCCGCACTGCGCGGCCGCACCCAGGCATATCCGGGGTCTTCCGGCTACGCTTCCCCCGTGCGATTCGACGAAGGCGCGGGCCTGGACACCTCCGAGGTCGAGGACCTGCGAGGCGGCGGTGGCGGTATCGGCGGCCGGGTGGCACTCGGCGGCGGCGGGCTCGGCGTGGTCGGCCTCGTCATCTACTTCCTCTTCTCCCAGTTCGGCGGCGTGAGCCTGAACCCGTCGTCAGGCGGGATCGGCAGCCTCGGCGGCGTGGGCTCCGGGCAGCAGATGGACAACACGTCGCTGTCGCAGGAGTGCAAGACCGGCGCGGACGCGAACCGGAACCACGACTGCGCGATCGTCGCCATCATCAACTCGATCCAGGACTACTGGGGCCAGGAGTTCCAGCGGTCCGGGTCGACCTACCGCAAGGCCGTCACGAACTTCTTCAACGGCGGCGTGAACACGGCCTGCGGCAACGCGACCTCCGACGTCGGGCCGTTCTACTGCCCCGGCGACTCCGAGGTCTACATCGATCTCGGCTTCTTCAACGAACTCCGCACCCGGTTCGGCGCGCAGGGCGGGCCGTTCGCGGAGGCGTACGTGCTGGCCCACGAATACGGCCACCACGTGCAGAACCTCACCGGAGTGTCCAA from Amycolatopsis sp. EV170708-02-1 includes:
- a CDS encoding DUF2277 domain-containing protein codes for the protein MCRNITTLRGLEPAATPDEIEAAARQYVRKVSGVQSLSDATREPFEAAVAEITEITRRVLSELPPRRQPPATVPPLRRPEVQARIAAKAAKSQAS
- a CDS encoding DUF4190 domain-containing protein — its product is MTYPQDPYGQQQPYGQQPPYGQPYQQPGYGYGPAMPPQEQGLAIAALVVSIASLVACSGLPSIAGVIMGHIAHSKAKRGEAGGQGMALAAIIIGYLGVAVIVLILIGVIFVGILTDWDFD
- a CDS encoding RICIN domain-containing protein, which gives rise to MGSSTGGLVNLSHRPRTDAMSQKWILGYNTGLQLVNANSQLCADSAQSGTAPGTPILQYNCNGQNGMRWAFQPLGNGKVAIFNYLTGYAITDGGAYPAPLVQRPYTGAANQQWTLNPVADPGPKAGKKYYLTVATNGNSAAVVDGSSSAGAKITNVARQNDNGQKWRLTDAGGGYWRISNERSGQCLRPVSGSTAEGAQFEQTHCGSATNQQWKLLRSADMRYGLVNRASKLAVRQINNGTASLLEQRPFQGGRSDETVWALVPA
- a CDS encoding YciI family protein, which encodes MPKYLLLKHYRGAPAAVNDIPMEQWAPEEITAHIDYMRDFANRLVKTGEFVGEQALAPEGTFVRYDGEGKPPVTDGPFAETKDLIAGFMIIDVDSYERALELAGELSAAPGAGGKPIHEWLELRPLWGEPLVTTE
- a CDS encoding RNA polymerase sigma factor codes for the protein MDEALLRSLTPNVLGILVRRGADFASAEDAVQEALIEAVRVWPDGRPNDPKGWLVTVAWRKFLGMARSDAARRRREDLVDDEPAPGPAPAVDDTLQLYFLCAHPSLTPASAVALTLRAVGGLTTRQIAQAYLVPEATMAQRISRAKRTVSGVRFDQAGDVATVLRVLYLVFNEGYSGDVDLAAEAIRLTRRLFASIDHPEVAGLLALMLLHHARRAARTAADGELVPLAEQDRGAWDTRLIAEGVEILQAALARDRLGEFQAQAAIAALHADAPTAGETDWVQIVEWYDELTRLTGSPVVRLNRAVAVGEADGPRAGLAALAELDDSLPRYAAVAAYLHERDGDPVTAARLYDEAADKASDQAERAHLTRQAARLRK
- a CDS encoding MarR family winged helix-turn-helix transcriptional regulator, with amino-acid sequence MAVEQKEVRWLSESEMVAWRSYIVATMRLRQRLHRELSERHDVTLADYEVLVCLSLQPDRRMRMTELASMLGSTKSRLSHQMVRLEADGLIRRTRDPADKRGVVAEMTGSGAQLLEGAAPTHVEGVREHLIDLLTPEEQRVLGQAFGRVLDHLSEIDGLPRLPPITS
- a CDS encoding neutral zinc metallopeptidase; translation: MRFDEGAGLDTSEVEDLRGGGGGIGGRVALGGGGLGVVGLVIYFLFSQFGGVSLNPSSGGIGSLGGVGSGQQMDNTSLSQECKTGADANRNHDCAIVAIINSIQDYWGQEFQRSGSTYRKAVTNFFNGGVNTACGNATSDVGPFYCPGDSEVYIDLGFFNELRTRFGAQGGPFAEAYVLAHEYGHHVQNLTGVSKKGTGSGPTSGSVRLELQADCYAGVWANHATTTPTESGRPLISEISQEDVNSALDTASRIGDDYIQSKLGGGRVDESKFSHGTSAQRKKWFTTGFQTGQPARCDTFATNNLG